Proteins from a genomic interval of Neorhodopirellula lusitana:
- a CDS encoding DUF1552 domain-containing protein: protein MAHYHSWQRRISRRHVLRGAGAALALPMMECMRPVQAASSVDGSPRRSVFIYLPNGVNTLDYQILQSGKGYQFSQSLKPLERHRDQITPISGLHHPNALGHHHGCQSIWLTGGKIGPTERNSVSVDQLMASQTSAMTRFSSLVLSNTGRSLSYNADGISLPAETKPAEVFRRLFHVPEGGVANERRGLQQTGSILDAILDESRSLKRKIGNQDKTRLDQYLSSVREVELRTKRADRWLDVPRPEIDNADQRRINREVSQQKVGEYFRTMYDLMVLAFQTDMTRVITFSSGDEGKGLPIPEISINQTRHSLSHHNGDPEQLRRLTESDAFNFQQFAYLLDRLSEVEDANGPLLDTTMLLYGSGMAYGHSHGNANVPTILAGGRKLGLRHGQHVDYNIGHIDGYDVADAKKHYGICSRPANENGRLSNVLLTMAQRMGVNTETFADSVSSISEIEA, encoded by the coding sequence ATGGCTCACTATCATTCATGGCAAAGACGGATCTCACGTCGGCATGTCCTTCGCGGCGCAGGTGCCGCGTTGGCGCTGCCAATGATGGAATGCATGCGTCCGGTGCAGGCGGCATCGAGCGTCGATGGCTCGCCGCGCCGGAGCGTCTTCATCTATCTTCCCAACGGGGTCAACACGCTCGACTACCAAATCTTGCAATCGGGAAAAGGCTACCAGTTCAGCCAGTCGCTGAAACCACTCGAGCGGCATCGCGACCAAATCACGCCCATCAGTGGTTTGCATCATCCCAACGCGTTGGGGCACCACCATGGATGTCAGAGCATTTGGTTGACCGGTGGTAAGATTGGCCCGACGGAACGGAATTCCGTTTCGGTGGATCAACTAATGGCGAGCCAAACTTCAGCAATGACGCGTTTCTCTTCGCTCGTGCTTAGCAATACAGGTCGATCGTTGTCTTACAACGCGGACGGCATCTCGTTGCCAGCCGAGACAAAACCGGCGGAGGTATTTAGGCGCTTGTTCCATGTTCCGGAGGGTGGAGTCGCGAATGAACGACGAGGTTTACAGCAAACGGGTAGCATCTTGGACGCGATTTTGGATGAATCGCGATCGCTGAAACGGAAAATTGGCAATCAAGACAAGACGCGTTTGGATCAATATCTCTCTTCGGTACGCGAGGTCGAATTGCGTACGAAGCGTGCTGACCGCTGGCTGGACGTGCCACGGCCTGAAATTGACAACGCCGACCAAAGGCGAATCAATCGCGAGGTGTCGCAGCAAAAAGTGGGCGAGTACTTCCGGACAATGTACGACCTGATGGTGCTCGCGTTTCAAACAGACATGACGCGGGTGATCACGTTCAGTAGCGGCGATGAGGGCAAAGGGCTGCCGATACCGGAGATATCGATCAATCAGACACGTCATTCCCTGTCGCATCACAACGGTGACCCTGAACAACTTCGTCGATTGACCGAAAGTGACGCCTTCAACTTCCAACAGTTTGCCTACTTGCTTGATCGGCTATCCGAAGTGGAAGACGCCAACGGTCCACTACTGGACACCACCATGTTGCTCTATGGCAGTGGCATGGCGTACGGTCACAGTCATGGCAATGCAAACGTGCCCACGATTCTAGCCGGCGGGCGCAAGTTGGGGCTGAGGCATGGTCAGCACGTTGATTACAACATCGGACACATTGATGGCTACGACGTAGCGGATGCCAAGAAGCACTACGGCATTTGTTCACGTCCGGCGAACGAAAACGGGCGGCTTAGCAATGTGTTATTGACCATGGCCCAGCGAATGGGCGTGAACACCGAAACTTTTGCCGATAGTGTCAGCTCCATTTCGGAGATCGAAGCATGA